Proteins found in one Misgurnus anguillicaudatus chromosome 3, ASM2758022v2, whole genome shotgun sequence genomic segment:
- the LOC129445233 gene encoding B-cell receptor CD22-like, producing the protein MTSKEFVVVVVVVVVVVLSDLQVETNQSVKEGDSVTLTCKTTCSLTEETTFIWYRYTDIFTKGRIAWNQLHLQSVSRDDFGVYRCAAAVRGPERLLFSPGIHLTVYHLDQPDWGVNYSPSYVCAVRSSTVRINCTLKYPSGHVVNIAFWTKAIELHTAEPNLCVDPKYKRGVCQRENQDTHSITLTNVTEADKRIYYCRFITDQTGGKWRGVPGVQLDVTDLQVETNQRVKEGDSVTLTCKTTCSLTEETTFIWYRNAQRFTKGRITLNQLHLQSVSRDDSGVYRCDAVRGSVRLLSSPDVYLSVEYPPGKTSVSISGSGEIMEGDSVNLTCSSELNPPAQNYNWFKVKETSSVGSGQTFSITNINSSHSGWYYCEAQNEVGSQRSSATSVTVTGVHGFALYTLYVILAGSGALIFIIIFIILFMMKHRRDHTAEDIKQKQEKFCKDIEVRESGNHIDSNVLVTRPDDDCVFVSGI; encoded by the exons atgacgtcaaa AgagtttgttgttgttgttgttgttgttgttgttgttgtgctGTCAGACCTGCAGGTGGAGACAAATCAGAGCGTGAAAGAGGGAGATTCAGTGACTCTTACATGTAAAACCACCTGCAGTCTGACTGAAGAAACAACATTCATCTGGTACCGATACACAGATATATTCACTAAGGGAAGAATTGCATGGAATCAACTTCACCTGCAGTCAGTCAGTCGTGATGATTTTGGAGTTTATAGATGTGCTGCTGCTGTAAGAGGACCTGAACGTCTTCTGTTCTCTCCTGGTATTCATCTTACAGTATATC ATCTTGATCAGCCGGATTGGGGAGTGAATTACAGCCCTTCATATGTTTGTGCAGTAAGAAGTTCAACAGTGAGAATAAACTGTACTTTAAAATATCCATCTGGCCATGTGGTCAATATAGCCTTCTGGACCAAAGCTATTGAACTTCATACGGCAGAACCAAACCTGTGTGTGGACCCAAAATACAAAAGAGGAGTTTGTCAAAGGGAAAATCAAGACACTCACAGCATTACTTTAACAAATGTAACAGAAGCTGATAAACGCATCTACTACTGCAGATTTATAACAGACCAAACAGGAGGTAAATGGAGAGGAGTTCCTGGAGTTCAGCTTGATGTCACAG ACCTGCAGGTGGAGACAAACCAGAGAGTGAAAGAGGGAGATTCAGTGACTCTTACATGTAAGACCACCTGCAGTCTGACTGAAGAAACAACATTCATCTGGTACAGAAACGCACAGAGATTCACTAAAGGAAGAATTACATTGAATCAACTTCACCTGCAGTCAGTCAGTCGTGATGATTCAGGAGTTTATAGATGTGATGCTGTAAGAGGATCTGTACGACTTCTCTCCTCTCCTGATGTTTATCTTAGTGTTGAGT ATCCTCCTGGAAAAACGTCAGTGTCCATCAGTGGATCTGGTGAAATAATGGAGGGTGATTCAGTGAATCTGACCTGCAGCAGTGAATTAAATCCACCTGCTCAGAACTACAACTGGTTTAAAGTGAAGGAAACATCATCTGTTGGATCTGGACAGACGTTCAGCATCACTAACATTAACTCCAGTCACAGTGGATGGTATTACTGTGAGGCTCAGAATGAAGTTGGATCTCAGAGATCTTCTGCTACATCAGTCACAGTAACAG GGGTTCATGGTTTTGCTCTTTATACACTTTATGTGATTCTGGCTGGATCTGGGGCTTTgatcttcatcatcatcttcatcatttTGTTTATGAT GAAGCACAGAAGAGATCATACAGCAGAAGACATCAAGCAGAAGCAG